CATTTTATTATGTGCAGCTGCCCAATTTCGGTGATGCCAGTTATCTGCCCGGTGAGAGTGGCTCCGCAGTTGTACGCGAGGCAGCCCTTAAAACGCTTAAGGTCCCGAATACGGGCATGGCTGTAACGATTGATCTGGGAGAATGGAATGACATCCATCCGGATAATAAAAAGGATGTAGGCGACCGCCTCGCTTTGCTTGCCCGCCACTTTACTTACGGAGAAAAAGATTTGGTGTACAGCGGTCCGCTATACCGGTCCTCGGAAATTCAGGGCAACAAGGTCCTCATAAGTTTTACGAATACCGGAAGTGGCCTGATTAGTATTGATGGCGAGGAATTATCTGAGTTTGCCGTAGCCGGAGCGGATAAGAAGTTCGTATGGGCCAGGGCCCGCATTGTTGGAGATAAAGTGGAAGTCTGGTCGGATGAAGTACCCAACCCTAAATATGTACGTTATGCCTGGGCGGATAATCCTGTTCAGCCAAATCTTTATAATTTTGAAAAACTGCCTGCTTCTCCTTTCAGAACCGGTGAATAGGAAATACTGATAGAGAAATGTAAATAGAATGATTGTAAACCGCTAAATAAATAAAATGAGAGTCCGCCTGAGTCAAATGCTTATAGTCTTACTGCTGTTTTCTGCAGCCGCTAAGGCTCAAACGTTTAAATATCCCTTTCAGAACTATCACTTAAGCTTCGAACAGCGGGTGTCAGACCTGGTCAAGCGCCTGACGCTTGAAGAAAAAGTATCGCAAATGCTTAATTCCTCTCCTGCAATTCAGCGGTTGGAAATACCGGCCTACGATTGGTGGAATGAAACGCTGCATGGTGTTGCACGGACGCCATTCAAAGTGACAGTCTATCCGCAGGCTATAGGAATGGCTGCTACATTTGATCAGACTTCGCTGTTCAAAATGGCAGAATACTCGGCCATAGAAGGACGGGCTATTTATAATAAAGCGGTAGAAACGGGCCGCACAAATGAAAGATACCTCGGACTGACGTACTGGACTCCCAACATTAACATCTTCCGTGATCCGAGGTGGGGCCGGGGACAGGAAACATATGGTGAAGATCCATTCCTTACCGCTGTACTGGGTGACGCTTTTGTGAGAGGGCTGCAGGGAAACGATCCGAAATATCTTCAGGCTGCGGCCTGCGCTAAACATTATGCCGTGCACAGCGGACCAGAGCCTTTACGCCATGTATTCGATGTGGATGTGAGCAGCTACGACCTTTGGGATACCTATCTTCCGGCTTTTAAAAAACTGGTAGTTTCTTCTAAGGTTGCAGGAGTGATGTGCGCATATAACGCCTTCCGCACTCAGCCCTGCTGTGCGAGCGATCTGTTAATGACCGATATTCTCAGAAACCAGTGGGGCTTTAAAGGATATGTTACTTCTGACTGCTGGGCTATAGACGATTTCTTTAAAAATCACAAGACACACCCCGATGCAGCATCCGCATCGGCCGATGCTGTGTTCCACGGTACGGATATTGACTGCGGCACCAGCGCTTATCTGGCGCTCGTTCAGGCAGTAAAAGAAGGGAAGATTACTGAAAAGCAAATCGATGTTTCTATAAAGCGTCTTTTTATGATCCGCTTCCGGCTAGGCATGTTCGACCCGCCTTCTATGGTGAAATATGCCCGAACTCCTTTCTCAGCATTGGAAAGTCCGGCGCATCGCGAGCATGCGTTAAAGATGGCCCGGCAGTCGATCGTATTGCTGAAGAACGAAAACAACACGCTTCCGCTGAAGAAAACAATTAAAAAGATCGTTGTGCTGGGACCGAATGCTGATAACCCAATTTCGATCCTCGGTAACTACAATGGTACGCCTTCTCAACTCTCTACAGTCCTCCAGGGCATTAAAGATAAAGCCGGTAAAAATACCGAAGTGATTTATGAGAAGGCTATCAATTTCACCAACGATACTCTTTTAAACTATGAGGATGTAAGAAAGCAATATTCCTTTGCTGGCAAACTGGGCCTTAAGGCGGAGTATTATAATAACAAAGAACTTAGTGGTTCGCCTGTATTTACCACAACAGAGGAGGATATCAATCATCTGTGGCAGGAGGGAGAGATGATAGCTGGCGGAATCAGGGCAAATAACTTCTCCGCAAGATACACTACAGATTTTAAAGCAGCGGTTTCGGGAGATCTCACTTTCGAGCTCGAAGCAGATGACGGATACCGGTTTACAGTAAACGGCAGTGTTGTAGCCGACGCCTGGACGAAGAACCGATGGGGAGCCAAAACCTATAATCTCGCCATGAAGAAAGATTCGGTGTACCGCCTTGTGCTCGAATACTGGCAGGGTGAAGGGAAAGGCAACGTAAGGCTCAGCGCCGGAACGTATCAACGTACAAACTTTGCCGCCCTCGCAGAACGATTCAAGGACGCCGATGCATTTATATTTGCCGGCGGAATTTCACCCCAGCTTGAAGGAGAAGAAATGAAGGTTGATTTTCCTGGTTTTGAAGGAGGCGACCGCACTTCAATATTATTGCCGAAGGTACAGACAGAACTGATGAAGGCCTTGAAGGCTACAGGTAAACCGGTGGTATTTGTAATGATGACAGGCAGCGCGATTGCAATTCCCTGGGAAGCAGAGCATATGCCGGCCATTCTGAATGCCTGGTATGGCGGACAGGCAGCTGGAACCGCAGTGGCCGATGTTATTTTCGGCGACTATAATCCCGCAGGCCGGCTTCCTGTAACTTTTTATAAAGATGATGCTGAGCTGCCACCGTTTTCGGATTACAGCATGGAAAACCGTACCTATCGGTATTATAAAGGGAAAGCTTTATATGGATTCGGTTACGGTCTCAGTTACACCTCTTTTAACTACGACAGGGCAACCATTCCTGCAACAGTGGTAAAAGGTAAACCGGTAACGGTTTCTGTGAGGGTGACGAATACAGGGCGAGCAGCTGGCGAAGAGGTTGTTCAGCTATATCTCTCCAATCCGGATCAAACCGTAAAATCGGCTTTGAAGAGTCTGAAGGGCTTTAAACGTATAAATCTCAAACCTGGTGAAAGTAAGGTAGTGGCGTTCAGTCTTACTCCCGCCGATCTTTCTTATGTGAACGAACAAGGGCAGAGCACTCCTTATTCCGGAAAAATAAGCTTGAGTATAGGGGGCAGTCAGCCTGATGAGACAAACCCAACCAGCGGAAATTTAATTAAGACGACACTCCTGATAAAATAGGACAAATCTGATCTCGAATGAAAACTAGGGTAATTATAAATATTTTCCTTTTTGCTGTCATTCACATGGTGGCTAAAGCTGATAACGGGCACGATTTGTGGCTTCGAAAGACCATCGCCAATCCGGTAAAGGTGGTTGGTACGGGTAAGTCGCAAAAGATGGCTATCGCTATGGAGGAGTTGAACAGCAGGTGGCTGGGTGAGGCAGATGCAACTGTAACACTTACGATTAGTCCCGACAAACGGATTAAACCCGATGGCTACCGCCTCACTGCAAACAACGTACAGGCGACCACCGAGTCGGGCATTCTGTATGGTGTTTACGAGCTGTTAAGACTGCAGCAGACAAAGCAGCACGTGGGGACTCTTATTTCCAATCCTTCCTACCAATACCGTTTGCTAAACCACTGGGACAACCTCGATGGTAGCGTGGAACGTGGTTATGCTGGTCGTTCGATATTCTGGAAGGGCAAAGGCAATACTGCTGTTACTGATGACGACCGGAGTCGCTGGGCCGGGTACGCCAGGGCCTGTGCTTCCATAGGTATCAACGGAAGTGTTTTGAATAATGTCAATGCCTCACCAGAGGTGCTTTCCGCCGCCAGCCTTAAGCGTGTAAAGGCTATTGCTGATGTTTTAAGGCCTTACGGGATCAGAACGTTTCTATCTGTGAACTTTTCTTCTCCGAAGTTGCTTGGGGGATTGAAAACCTCCGATCCGCTAGATCCGTCTGTTGCACGATGGTGGGCAGAAAAGATAAAAGAGATTTACACACTGGTGCCCGACTTCGGTGGCTTTGTGGTGAAGGCAAACAGCGAAGGCCAGCCGGGTCCCCAGGATTTTGGCCGCACCCATGCCGAAGGCGCCAATATGCTTGCCGATGCACTGAAATCCAGGGGCGGAATTGTGATGTGGCGTGCCTTTGTGTACAGCTCAACCGACAAGGACCGTGCACGGCAGGCCTACAACGAATTTATGCCTTTAGATGGTAAGTTTCACGATAACGTGATTATACAGGTGAAAAACGGGCCGATTGATTTCCAGCCGAGAGAGCCATTCAGCCCTCTGTTTGGGGCGATGAAGAGAACATCTGTGATGAATGAACTGCAGATAACACAAGAATACCTGGGGCATTCTAAGCAACTGGTGTTCTTGTCGACCATGTGGGAGGAATGCCTCAAAAGTGATACTTATCAGGAAGGACGTGGAAGTACAGTCGCCCGATGCACCAACGGCAGCATTTTCGGTAACAAGTATACGGCAATCGCAGGTGTAGCTAATACAGGTCTTGACTCAAACTGGACAGGACACGATTTTGCCCAGGCCAACTGGTACGCCTTTGGCAGGCTGGCCTGGAACGATACCTTGTCGAGTGCTCAGATCGCCGATGAATGGCTGAGGCTTACTTTTGGCTCGAATGATCAGAACGAAATAACTGCGGGCAAAGACGAGCTGTGGAATACAGAGTTCCTGAAACCTGTCAAAGAAATGATGCTGAGCAGTCGCGAAACAGCTGTAAACTATTCCATGCCGCTGGGACTTCACCATATATTTGCGGCAAATCATCATTACGGTCCGGGCCCATGGTATGCGCCGACAGGGGTGAGGCCCGACTGGACACCTCCTTATTATCATCAGGCCGACACTATAGGCATAGGCTTCAATCGTACCAGCAGTGGCAGTAAGGCAGTAAGTCAGTACCACCAGCCGCTCGCATCTCAGTTTGAAGATTTGAACGCCTGCCCGGAAATCTATTTGTTATGGTTTCATCATCTTCCATGGAGCTATAAGATGAGAAGTGGACGTACCTTATGGGACGAACTTTGCTTCCGTTACGATCGGGGGGTGCAGCAGGTGAGGGAGTATCAGAAGATCTGGGATAAGAGCCGCGATTATATAGATCAGGAGCGTTTTCTCCGTGTACAGAGCAAACTGAAGCAGCAGGCGCGCGATGCGCAGGTATGGAAAGACGGCTGCCTCCTGTACTTTCAGCAGTTTAGCAGACGTCCAATCCCGTACGAACTTGAAAGGCCGGTTTATGATTTAGGCTTACTTGAATCTGTAAATCCGCTGTATATCATTCCTTCAGCAGACGGCGAAAAGGAAATTATTCCTAATCACTATTAAAGAAAAACCGGAGCGGCTGAAAAGCGGGCTCCGGTCATTACTCATTAATCCAACCTCAATGTTTTATTTGGCCCGGTACGGATCAATGGTTTGAATACTACCGTCGGGCATATGTGTTAGAGGTGTTGCTTTAACGGAGCGAAGATGTGTAACTCCTTTTGAAAGTGATGAATCGTGGTAAAACAAATACCATGTCCCCTGAAATTCCATTATGGAGTGATGACTGGTCCAGCCAACCACCGGATTAAGAATTACTCCTCTGTATGTAAATGGTCCGTAAGGCGAATCTCCCACTGCATAGCAAATGAGATGAGTATCGCCCGTTGAGTAAGAGAAGTAATATTTACCATTGTATTTATGCATCCAGGAGGCTTCAAAAAAGCGCCTTTCATTGTCGCCAGCAAGAAGGGGTTTTCCGTGTTCATCGTTGATGACGATCTCCCTCACCGGTTCTGCAAACTGCTTCATGTCGTTGCTGAGCAAGGCCACACGGGGACCAAGGGCGACTTCATTCGGTAGCGGCTCTTCGTTAGCTTCGCTATAGGTATTATTCCTGTAAGACTGCAATTGTCCTCCCCAGATACCCCCGAAGTACATATAGTATTTTCCCTCGTCTTCAAAAACAGCCGGATCAATGGAATAGCTGCCTTGTATGGGTTCGGCCTCTGCAATAAATGGACCTGAAGGAGACTTGCTCGTTGCTACCCCGATCTGGAATATGTTATCCGCCTTTTTTGCCGGGAAGTACAAATAGTAAGTTCCCTCTTTACAGGCTGCATCGGGCGCCCACATTTGCCGCTTAGCCCATGGAACGTCTTTCACATGAAGGGCCACGCCGTGATCTGTAGCTTTCCCTTCAGGAGTGTCCATGGATAATACATGATAGTCTTCCATGGCGAAGTGACTTCCCAGATCGTCGAAAGGGATTCCCGCTTCAATATCGTGAGAGGGATAAACATATATCCGGCCTTCAAAGACATGTGCTGAAGGATCGGCGGTATAGATATGGTTAACAAGGGGCGATGATATAGCCCGCTTGTTTAAATCTTCAAAATCAATATGATCAATAGGTTCTTCTGGCATTATAATGAGTTTTAATATTCTGTGTTCTATATTAACTATCTACGTTCTTTAAGATCCTGCTCTATTTGTACCTCAGTTTTCTTATCAATCGGGTACATTAAGAGGAGAGCGGCTCCCACAATAAATATAAATCCAGGAATGATACTGATGAGCATCCTGATACCTGTTGTGGCTGTTTGTGGCTGAACAAGTGCATCAGGAATGTATCCGAATATGCTTAATAGCCAGGCGGATAAAGCTCCTCCGATACTCAAGCCGACCTTTAATCCAAATATCATTGCCGAAAAGATTATCGCTGTTGCTCTCCTGTTGTTCTTCCACTCGCTGTAGTCGGCTACGTCGGCAATCATTGCCCATAAAAGTGGGATGGTTATCCCGTACAGGAAGCCATGTACTATTTGTGTTGCAAATGTGGGACCCACTGCCGTCGGTGGATAGAAGTTGATCATGATTAAACAAAAAGCCGACAGGAACAGGAACCATCCGAATATGTTGCGCTTTCCAAACCGGTCCGCCAGAGGTTTCGAAAAGAAGATCCCGATGATCATCGAAATAGTGCTGAACGCACTGGTAAAACTGGCTACAGCATAAGGTGCGCTGCCTGGCTTCGAAAATTCGTCGAATGCCTTAGGCGTGAATACGTTGCCGAGCCACCTGATAATGTTGTCGAAGCCCACAGAATTGAGAAATCTCACCTGGCTTTCTTCTGTCAGATAATATTTAAAGTAGAAAATGTTCATTCCTCCTTTTGTGGCAAGTGTCACAAACACCAGTATTGTAAGAACGAGCATAATAATCCAGGGCTTATTCTTTGTAAGATCGGATAAATCCTGCATCACAGGTGTTTTCTGCTCTTTAGGAGGGGAGATCCTTTCCCTTGTGGTAAGAAAGGTGATGATGAAACATACAACCCCTGTAATTGCAAATACGAGCATAACCTTCTCAAAACCTTTTGCTTTATCGCCGTCACCGAGCGACAGCGCGAGGGGGAGCAGCAAAACCTGGATGGTAAACTGCGCGATCATCACTGCTACAAAGCGATAGGAAGCAAGACTGTTACGTTCTTTCATGTCACCTGTAAGCACTCCGCTGAGTGCCGAATAGGGAAGGTTGTTGGCCGAATAAACCAGAACCAGCAAAAAGTAGGTAATGAAAGCATATACTACTTTCCCGGTCTCGTTAAAACCGGGAGTGGAAAAGGCGAGGAGGGAAATAACGCCAAAAGGTACAGCTGTCCACAGCACCCAGGGCCTGAATTTACCCCATCGAGTGTTGGTACGGTCTGCAATCGCGCCCATTGCCAGGTTAAAGAAGGCTCCAACAACACCACCGACCAGCATCACTACGCCGGCTGAAGCAGCAGGGATCTTATAAATATCGGTATAGAAGAAGGCAAGAAATGCCATCAGCGTCTGAAAAATAAGGTTTGCTGCTAAATCACCTAAACTGTAGCCTATCTTCTCGAGGACTGATAGTTTCTGTGAGGGCATATGCTGCGCTTTAACGGCGTCGGGTTGAGTTTCTGGTACTTTACTAATTAAATCGGGCATTTTTCTGATGGCTTTGGTTATTAACTGAGTAGTTTTCTTTGATCTTTAAAACCTGATAAAAGGCTGGCTTCGGTTTAAGCTGTCTGTCGAATAAAAGCGGATAATTGGTTCTGCCCATTACAGGCCAGTTATTTAACCAAGACTGACCATCGTGTACTC
The window above is part of the Arcticibacter tournemirensis genome. Proteins encoded here:
- a CDS encoding MFS transporter → MPDLISKVPETQPDAVKAQHMPSQKLSVLEKIGYSLGDLAANLIFQTLMAFLAFFYTDIYKIPAASAGVVMLVGGVVGAFFNLAMGAIADRTNTRWGKFRPWVLWTAVPFGVISLLAFSTPGFNETGKVVYAFITYFLLVLVYSANNLPYSALSGVLTGDMKERNSLASYRFVAVMIAQFTIQVLLLPLALSLGDGDKAKGFEKVMLVFAITGVVCFIITFLTTRERISPPKEQKTPVMQDLSDLTKNKPWIIMLVLTILVFVTLATKGGMNIFYFKYYLTEESQVRFLNSVGFDNIIRWLGNVFTPKAFDEFSKPGSAPYAVASFTSAFSTISMIIGIFFSKPLADRFGKRNIFGWFLFLSAFCLIMINFYPPTAVGPTFATQIVHGFLYGITIPLLWAMIADVADYSEWKNNRRATAIIFSAMIFGLKVGLSIGGALSAWLLSIFGYIPDALVQPQTATTGIRMLISIIPGFIFIVGAALLLMYPIDKKTEVQIEQDLKERR
- a CDS encoding glycoside hydrolase family 43 protein; the protein is MPEEPIDHIDFEDLNKRAISSPLVNHIYTADPSAHVFEGRIYVYPSHDIEAGIPFDDLGSHFAMEDYHVLSMDTPEGKATDHGVALHVKDVPWAKRQMWAPDAACKEGTYYLYFPAKKADNIFQIGVATSKSPSGPFIAEAEPIQGSYSIDPAVFEDEGKYYMYFGGIWGGQLQSYRNNTYSEANEEPLPNEVALGPRVALLSNDMKQFAEPVREIVINDEHGKPLLAGDNERRFFEASWMHKYNGKYYFSYSTGDTHLICYAVGDSPYGPFTYRGVILNPVVGWTSHHSIMEFQGTWYLFYHDSSLSKGVTHLRSVKATPLTHMPDGSIQTIDPYRAK
- a CDS encoding alpha-glucuronidase, with amino-acid sequence MKTRVIINIFLFAVIHMVAKADNGHDLWLRKTIANPVKVVGTGKSQKMAIAMEELNSRWLGEADATVTLTISPDKRIKPDGYRLTANNVQATTESGILYGVYELLRLQQTKQHVGTLISNPSYQYRLLNHWDNLDGSVERGYAGRSIFWKGKGNTAVTDDDRSRWAGYARACASIGINGSVLNNVNASPEVLSAASLKRVKAIADVLRPYGIRTFLSVNFSSPKLLGGLKTSDPLDPSVARWWAEKIKEIYTLVPDFGGFVVKANSEGQPGPQDFGRTHAEGANMLADALKSRGGIVMWRAFVYSSTDKDRARQAYNEFMPLDGKFHDNVIIQVKNGPIDFQPREPFSPLFGAMKRTSVMNELQITQEYLGHSKQLVFLSTMWEECLKSDTYQEGRGSTVARCTNGSIFGNKYTAIAGVANTGLDSNWTGHDFAQANWYAFGRLAWNDTLSSAQIADEWLRLTFGSNDQNEITAGKDELWNTEFLKPVKEMMLSSRETAVNYSMPLGLHHIFAANHHYGPGPWYAPTGVRPDWTPPYYHQADTIGIGFNRTSSGSKAVSQYHQPLASQFEDLNACPEIYLLWFHHLPWSYKMRSGRTLWDELCFRYDRGVQQVREYQKIWDKSRDYIDQERFLRVQSKLKQQARDAQVWKDGCLLYFQQFSRRPIPYELERPVYDLGLLESVNPLYIIPSADGEKEIIPNHY
- a CDS encoding glycoside hydrolase family 3 C-terminal domain-containing protein; this encodes MRVRLSQMLIVLLLFSAAAKAQTFKYPFQNYHLSFEQRVSDLVKRLTLEEKVSQMLNSSPAIQRLEIPAYDWWNETLHGVARTPFKVTVYPQAIGMAATFDQTSLFKMAEYSAIEGRAIYNKAVETGRTNERYLGLTYWTPNINIFRDPRWGRGQETYGEDPFLTAVLGDAFVRGLQGNDPKYLQAAACAKHYAVHSGPEPLRHVFDVDVSSYDLWDTYLPAFKKLVVSSKVAGVMCAYNAFRTQPCCASDLLMTDILRNQWGFKGYVTSDCWAIDDFFKNHKTHPDAASASADAVFHGTDIDCGTSAYLALVQAVKEGKITEKQIDVSIKRLFMIRFRLGMFDPPSMVKYARTPFSALESPAHREHALKMARQSIVLLKNENNTLPLKKTIKKIVVLGPNADNPISILGNYNGTPSQLSTVLQGIKDKAGKNTEVIYEKAINFTNDTLLNYEDVRKQYSFAGKLGLKAEYYNNKELSGSPVFTTTEEDINHLWQEGEMIAGGIRANNFSARYTTDFKAAVSGDLTFELEADDGYRFTVNGSVVADAWTKNRWGAKTYNLAMKKDSVYRLVLEYWQGEGKGNVRLSAGTYQRTNFAALAERFKDADAFIFAGGISPQLEGEEMKVDFPGFEGGDRTSILLPKVQTELMKALKATGKPVVFVMMTGSAIAIPWEAEHMPAILNAWYGGQAAGTAVADVIFGDYNPAGRLPVTFYKDDAELPPFSDYSMENRTYRYYKGKALYGFGYGLSYTSFNYDRATIPATVVKGKPVTVSVRVTNTGRAAGEEVVQLYLSNPDQTVKSALKSLKGFKRINLKPGESKVVAFSLTPADLSYVNEQGQSTPYSGKISLSIGGSQPDETNPTSGNLIKTTLLIK